A region of Stigmatopora nigra isolate UIUO_SnigA chromosome 6, RoL_Snig_1.1, whole genome shotgun sequence DNA encodes the following proteins:
- the ints12 gene encoding integrator complex subunit 12, whose protein sequence is MAAPVSLELDPIFLKGLSFLHSKSKDSAEKLKALLDESLSRGSDTSYRLVQKDLEVKGSVSKLSFSKQDSKSSSSSSSSLSSKSSSEKSKKDTDRRPSEKIRVELGDVDPPKKLRLEKQDRSSPVTVQTSKDLLPNINDYDETNADDFAMEMGLACVVCRQMTVSMGNQLVECQECHNLYHQDCHKPQVTDKEVNDPRLVWYCARCTRQMKRMAQKPPQKPSPASASSAPVVIKDTLVKKTEFKAKLDTTSTFQAFKRTEVKTSTTSANPTSSNSATSGSGLTGWAAFGAKTSPSLNITSKLGSSAGSSGTNKALTTPPGQKPVGLSSLAGTKSGLATAKIPGNGNGAAQVTLKPPPLTLGKQPLNRSSSSESQGKGSVSSSGGASPGNSSASPGSSGTSGNNNGGNNGNNGNGSKVLPGDKAPTSQESQLHAMKRLQLVKKKAAQKKLKK, encoded by the exons ATGGCGGCACCTGTCAGTCTTGAATTAGATCCCATTTTCCTAAAAGGTCTGAGTTTTCTACATTCCAAAAGCAAAGATTCTGCAGAGAAACTCAAAGCTCTACTTGACGAATCCCTTTCCAGAGGGAGTGACACTTCTTATCGCTTGGTACAAAAA GATCTGGAGGTGAAGGGTTCTGTGTCCAAACTCAGCTTCAGCAAACAAGACTCCAAGTCTTCAAGTTCTTCATCCTCCAGTTTAAGCAGTAAATCCAGCTCTGAAAAAAGCAAGAAGGACACAGACAGAAGACCTTCTGAGAAG ATCAGAGTTGAGTTGGGGGACGTCGACCCTCCCAAAAAACTACGTTTGGAGAAACAAGATCGCTCTTCGCCAGTTACCGTGCAAACCAGTAAAGACCTTCTACCCAATATCAACGACTATGACGAAACAAATGCAGATGACTTTGCCATGGAGATGGGTTTGGCTTGCGTGGTTTGTAG ACAAATGACAGTAAGCATGGGAAACCAGTTAGTGGAGTGCCAGGAATGCCATAACTTATACCACCAAGACTGCCACAAACCCCAAGTAACGGACAAAGAGGTCAATGACCCAAGGCTGGTTTGGTATTGCGCTCGTTGTACAAGACAAATGAAACGAATG gcTCAAAAGCCTCCGCAAAAGCCATCCCCGGCTTCCGCCTCGTCAGCACCGGTTGTTATTAAAGACACTTTGGTGAAAAAGACGGAATTTAAAGCCAAACTAGATACTACAAGCACCTTCCAGGCCTTCAAACGAACAGAAGTCAAG ACTTCCACAACATCTGCCAATCCCACCAGCAGCAACTCCGCCACATCAGGCAGTGGTCTAACAGGCTGGGCCGCATTTGGCGCAAAAACCAGTCCATCTCTTAACATCACATCCAAACTTGGTTCTTCTGCGGGATCTAGCGGAACCAACAAAGCCTTGACGACTCCACCAGGCCAGAAACCGGTAGGTCTCTCCAGTCTTGCTGGAACCAAATCCGGACTCGCCACCGCAAAGATCCCTGGGAACGGAAACGGTGCTGCTCAGGTTACCCTAAAACCGCCGCCCTTGACTTTGGGTAAGCAACCTCTCAACCGTTCGTCAAGCAGTGAAAGCCAAGGTAAAGGTTCCGTTTCGTCATCAGGCGGGGCTTCACCGGGAAACTCATCGGCTAGCCCGGGTAGTAGCGGGACTAGCGGAAATAATAATGGGGGAAATAACGGAAACAACGGTAATGGCTCTAAAGTGCTACCCGGGGATAAAGCGCCAACTTCTCAAGAATCCCAGCTTCATGCTATGAAACGGTTACAACTGGTAAAGAAAAAAGCAGCACAGAAAAAGCTTAAGAAATAA